Proteins encoded by one window of Actinocorallia herbida:
- a CDS encoding glycerate kinase: protein MASPTGHVLIAPDKFKGSLTASQVARHVAAGLARHRPGVQVTTLPVADGGEGTVEAAVTAGFTLHRAEVSGPTGQPVEAGYAVRGDVAVVELAQAAGLDLLPEGRPQPMTATSAGTGELILAAVRGGARRVVLGLGGSACTDGGAGMITALGGRLLDAKGAPLPPGGAALRGLHALDLRGLADLGGAEVVVASDVDNPLLGRQGAAAVYAPQKGATREGVQVLEAGLRRWADLAEAATRTPSRDKPGAGAAGGVGFAALAFLGARVEPGISYLLDLLGFTEALSGARLVITGEGSLDPQTLRGKAPVGVARAAGRAGVPVVAVAGRRSLTGEQLRRARISAAYALTDIESDPERCMRSAGPLLEELTVAIADEWLR from the coding sequence GTGGCTTCACCCACCGGGCACGTTCTCATCGCCCCGGACAAGTTCAAAGGCTCACTGACCGCCTCGCAGGTCGCCCGGCACGTCGCCGCCGGGCTGGCCAGGCACCGCCCCGGCGTCCAGGTCACCACCCTGCCCGTCGCCGACGGCGGCGAGGGCACCGTGGAGGCCGCGGTGACCGCCGGATTCACCCTCCACCGGGCCGAGGTGTCCGGGCCCACCGGGCAGCCCGTCGAGGCGGGCTACGCGGTGCGCGGCGACGTCGCGGTGGTGGAACTGGCCCAGGCCGCGGGCCTCGACCTCCTGCCCGAGGGCAGGCCCCAGCCGATGACCGCGACCAGCGCGGGGACCGGCGAGCTGATCCTCGCCGCGGTGCGCGGCGGCGCCCGGCGCGTCGTGCTCGGGCTCGGCGGCAGCGCCTGCACCGACGGCGGCGCGGGCATGATCACCGCGCTCGGCGGGCGGCTGCTGGACGCCAAGGGCGCCCCGCTCCCGCCCGGCGGCGCCGCCCTGCGCGGCCTGCACGCCCTCGACCTGCGCGGGCTCGCCGACTTGGGCGGCGCCGAGGTCGTCGTCGCCTCCGACGTCGACAATCCGCTGCTCGGCAGGCAGGGGGCCGCCGCGGTGTACGCGCCGCAGAAGGGCGCGACCCGCGAGGGCGTCCAGGTGCTGGAGGCGGGCCTGCGCCGATGGGCCGACCTCGCGGAGGCGGCCACCCGCACCCCGTCGCGCGACAAACCGGGCGCCGGGGCCGCGGGCGGGGTCGGGTTCGCGGCGCTGGCCTTCCTCGGCGCCCGCGTCGAACCCGGCATCTCCTACCTGCTCGACCTGCTCGGCTTCACCGAGGCGCTGAGCGGGGCCCGGCTCGTGATCACCGGCGAGGGCAGCCTCGACCCGCAGACCCTGCGCGGCAAGGCCCCCGTCGGGGTGGCCCGGGCCGCGGGCCGGGCGGGCGTGCCCGTCGTCGCGGTGGCCGGGCGGCGCAGCCTCACCGGCGAGCAGCTCCGCCGCGCCAGGATCAGCGCCGCCTACGCGCTCACCGACATCGAGAGCGACCCCGAGCGCTGCATGCGCTCCGCGGGGCCGCTCCTGGAGGAGCTGACCGTCGCCATCGCCGACGAATGGCTCCGCTGA
- a CDS encoding hydroxyisourate hydrolase, which translates to MSITIKVVDTVQGRPARDIPARLDAYDGTTWGPVGEDVTDAAGRIAFDAPGDGPFRARLGVGQYFRSAFPEVQVIFDPAAGRSLHVHIAPHAYSAAVVAE; encoded by the coding sequence ATGAGCATCACGATCAAGGTGGTCGACACCGTCCAGGGCCGGCCGGCCCGCGACATCCCGGCCCGGCTCGACGCCTACGACGGCACGACCTGGGGACCCGTCGGCGAGGACGTCACCGACGCGGCCGGGCGGATCGCCTTCGACGCGCCGGGCGACGGCCCGTTCCGGGCCCGGCTGGGGGTCGGCCAGTACTTCCGAAGCGCCTTTCCCGAGGTTCAGGTGATCTTCGATCCGGCGGCGGGAAGGAGCCTTCATGTGCACATCGCACCCCACGCGTACTCGGCGGCGGTGGTCGCGGAATAA
- the cutA gene encoding divalent-cation tolerance protein CutA, which yields MAQAYVQVTTTTDERAEAGELASAAVAERLAACAQVVGPISSTYWWEGEIETAEEYMVVFKTTAERYPQLAQLIADRHSYETPEIIATGIAGSADYLAWVAEQTADEDDDEDALESADEDDLEIVE from the coding sequence ATGGCGCAGGCGTACGTGCAGGTGACCACCACGACCGATGAGCGCGCGGAGGCGGGTGAACTGGCTTCGGCGGCCGTGGCCGAGCGACTCGCGGCGTGCGCCCAGGTCGTCGGCCCGATCTCCAGCACCTACTGGTGGGAGGGGGAGATCGAGACCGCCGAGGAGTACATGGTCGTCTTCAAGACCACCGCCGAGAGGTATCCGCAGCTCGCCCAGCTGATCGCCGACCGGCACTCCTACGAGACCCCCGAGATCATCGCCACCGGGATCGCGGGCAGCGCCGACTACCTCGCCTGGGTCGCCGAGCAGACCGCCGACGAGGACGACGACGAGGACGCCCTGGAGTCCGCGGACGAGGACGATCTGGAGATCGTCGAATGA
- the ald gene encoding alanine dehydrogenase, with product MSGNTAGSAKVGVPRETKNHEYRVAITPAGAHELVRHGHEVLVEAGAGLGSSITDEEYLHAGAKIVDTAEEAWGADLVLKVKEPVEAEYGLLRRGQVLFTYLHLAASRACTDALLAAGVTAVAYETVQLPNRALPLLAPMSEVAGRLAPQVGAQCLLRQEGGRGVLPGGVPGVSPAKVLVIGGGVSGLNAAQIAAGMGADVTVIDVNVDRLRAVDEIYQGRITTLMSSAYEIERQAVKADLVIGAVLIPGAKAPTLISDALVARMTPGSVLVDIAIDQGGCFENSRPTTHADPTYPVHGSVFYCVANMPGAVPNTSTRALTNVTLPYALALADKGWRRALREDPALALGLNAHDGALTHEKVAQAHGLAFTPVVEVLA from the coding sequence GTGTCGGGCAACACGGCGGGCAGCGCGAAGGTGGGCGTGCCCCGCGAGACCAAGAACCACGAGTACCGGGTGGCGATCACCCCCGCGGGCGCGCACGAACTCGTCAGGCACGGACACGAGGTCCTGGTCGAGGCGGGCGCGGGGCTCGGCTCGTCGATCACCGACGAGGAGTACCTGCACGCCGGGGCGAAGATCGTCGACACGGCCGAGGAGGCGTGGGGCGCCGACCTCGTGCTCAAGGTCAAGGAGCCCGTCGAGGCCGAGTACGGGCTGCTGCGCCGCGGCCAGGTCCTGTTCACCTACCTGCACCTGGCCGCCTCGCGCGCCTGCACCGACGCGCTCCTCGCCGCGGGCGTCACCGCGGTCGCCTACGAGACGGTGCAACTGCCGAACCGCGCGCTGCCGCTGCTCGCCCCCATGTCGGAGGTGGCCGGAAGGCTCGCCCCGCAGGTCGGCGCGCAGTGCCTGCTGCGCCAGGAGGGCGGGCGCGGGGTGCTGCCCGGCGGTGTCCCCGGGGTGTCCCCCGCCAAGGTGCTGGTCATCGGCGGCGGCGTCTCCGGACTGAACGCGGCGCAGATCGCCGCGGGCATGGGCGCGGACGTCACGGTCATCGACGTGAACGTCGACCGGCTGCGCGCCGTCGACGAGATCTACCAGGGCCGGATCACCACCCTGATGTCGTCGGCTTACGAGATCGAGAGGCAGGCGGTCAAGGCCGACCTGGTGATCGGCGCGGTGCTCATCCCCGGCGCCAAGGCCCCGACCCTGATCTCCGACGCGCTCGTCGCGCGGATGACGCCCGGCTCCGTCCTCGTCGACATCGCGATCGACCAGGGCGGCTGCTTCGAGAACTCCCGGCCGACCACCCACGCCGACCCGACCTACCCCGTGCACGGGTCGGTGTTCTACTGCGTCGCCAACATGCCGGGGGCCGTCCCCAACACCTCGACGCGGGCGCTCACCAACGTCACCCTCCCCTACGCGCTCGCGCTGGCCGACAAGGGCTGGCGGCGCGCGCTGCGCGAGGACCCCGCGCTCGCCCTCGGCCTCAACGCCCACGATGGGGCGCTCACCCACGAGAAGGTCGCCCAGGCGCACGGCCTGGCCTTCACCCCGGTCGTGGAGGTCCTGGCCTGA
- a CDS encoding heavy-metal-associated domain-containing protein: MTQRTYTVQGMTCGHCEASVTEEVGEVSGVTGVAVDLTGGLVTVSGDGFTDDAVRAAVEEAGYAVV; encoded by the coding sequence ATGACCCAGCGCACCTACACCGTCCAGGGCATGACCTGCGGGCACTGCGAGGCCTCGGTGACCGAGGAGGTCGGCGAGGTCTCCGGCGTCACCGGGGTCGCGGTCGACCTCACGGGCGGCCTGGTGACGGTCTCCGGCGACGGCTTCACCGACGACGCGGTCCGCGCCGCCGTCGAGGAGGCGGGCTACGCCGTCGTCTGA
- a CDS encoding SAM-dependent methyltransferase has product MTESQQEWAAKGIDITVPSIARAYDVVLNGTDNFAVDRAFVAELVKIVPEIYDVATYNREALKRGVEYLISQGVRQFIDLGSGLPTVRNTHEVAQAADPGARVVYVDNDPMVKVHGREILAASPGTAVVSGDLRDPAAVLASPEVTGLIDFTEPVAIMLIGILHHLHDDEDPQGIVDAYMAAVPAGSHLFITSFCASSPEARAAEQQFLAILGTGRFRTEAEITAWFAGHGLVEPGVVPNPLWRPAGPVDETALTVGQKLMYGGIARKG; this is encoded by the coding sequence ATGACGGAATCGCAGCAGGAGTGGGCGGCCAAAGGCATCGACATCACGGTCCCGAGCATCGCGCGGGCTTACGACGTCGTGCTCAACGGCACGGACAACTTCGCCGTCGACCGGGCCTTCGTCGCCGAACTCGTCAAGATCGTCCCGGAGATCTACGACGTCGCCACCTACAACCGCGAGGCGCTCAAGCGCGGGGTCGAGTACCTGATCTCCCAGGGGGTCAGGCAGTTCATCGACCTCGGCTCGGGCCTCCCGACGGTGCGCAACACCCACGAGGTCGCCCAGGCCGCCGACCCCGGCGCCCGGGTGGTCTACGTGGACAACGACCCCATGGTGAAGGTGCACGGCAGGGAGATCCTCGCCGCCAGCCCCGGCACCGCGGTCGTCAGCGGCGACCTGCGCGACCCCGCCGCCGTCCTGGCCTCCCCCGAGGTCACCGGGCTCATCGACTTCACCGAGCCCGTCGCGATCATGCTGATCGGCATCCTGCACCACCTGCACGACGACGAGGACCCCCAAGGCATCGTCGACGCCTACATGGCCGCCGTCCCCGCGGGCAGCCACCTGTTCATCACCAGCTTCTGCGCCTCGAGCCCCGAGGCGCGCGCCGCCGAGCAGCAGTTCCTGGCGATCCTCGGCACCGGGCGCTTCCGCACGGAGGCGGAGATCACCGCGTGGTTCGCCGGGCACGGGCTCGTCGAGCCGGGCGTCGTACCGAACCCGCTGTGGCGGCCGGCGGGCCCGGTGGACGAGACGGCCCTCACCGTCGGCCAGAAGCTCATGTACGGAGGAATCGCCCGCAAGGGCTGA
- a CDS encoding histidine phosphatase family protein, with protein MGELVILRHGETEWSRTRKHTGRTDIPLTPRGEEQAKGLAPWVAGRDIAFAFCSPAARARRTAELAGVPSPETEPDLWEWDYGGYEGRTTAEIGRDLPGWWIWKDGVVPGATPGETVEAVGDRCDRVIAKAKAHLAEGDVALVAHGHVLRILTARWLGLPARDGRLFALDTGTASTLGFEHRREVITSWNIPPSA; from the coding sequence ATGGGCGAACTGGTCATTCTGCGGCACGGCGAGACCGAATGGAGCCGGACCCGCAAGCACACCGGCAGGACCGACATCCCGCTGACCCCGCGGGGCGAGGAGCAGGCCAAGGGCCTCGCCCCCTGGGTCGCCGGACGCGACATCGCCTTCGCCTTCTGCTCCCCCGCCGCGCGCGCACGGCGCACCGCCGAACTCGCCGGAGTGCCCTCGCCGGAGACCGAACCCGACCTCTGGGAGTGGGACTACGGCGGCTACGAGGGCCGCACCACGGCGGAGATCGGGCGCGACCTGCCCGGCTGGTGGATCTGGAAGGACGGGGTCGTGCCGGGCGCGACCCCGGGCGAGACCGTCGAGGCGGTGGGCGACCGGTGCGACCGGGTGATCGCCAAGGCCAAGGCGCACCTCGCCGAGGGCGACGTGGCGCTGGTCGCGCACGGACACGTCCTGCGCATCCTCACCGCGCGCTGGCTGGGCCTGCCCGCCCGGGACGGACGGCTCTTCGCCCTCGACACCGGCACCGCGAGCACCCTCGGCTTCGAACACCGCCGGGAGGTCATCACCTCCTGGAACATCCCGCCGTCCGCCTAG
- a CDS encoding adenylosuccinate synthetase, whose translation MNHGHTIVVDLGYGDAGKGTVVDWLCAREGVRPVRAVVRFNGGAQAAHNVVTPDGRHHTFAQFGSGTFTPGVRTHLSRFMMVDPLALASEADHLRALGVPDALERLTVEGDALLTTPYHRAANRARELARGAARHGSCGMGVGETARYALAHPDAPRVADCLSPSRLRRALTALRTRVLEEFPLAEVPPVEDCVAAFTGFASAVEIVGDPYLRRLLAEGPVVFEGAQGVLLDELHGFHPYTTWSTTTFANALELLDGADAFRLGVVRKYATRHGHGPFVTEDPDLAFPEPHNTAHVWQGAFRRGHFDAIALRYALRASGGADALAVTHADAPDVHLCTAYKGFDTLPVHADLTAQESLTRALLTERPVYTGKVSSPADAAAALGLPLVLESHGPAHTDKKALSLI comes from the coding sequence GTGAACCACGGGCACACGATCGTCGTCGACCTCGGGTACGGCGACGCCGGCAAGGGCACCGTCGTGGACTGGCTGTGCGCCCGGGAGGGCGTGCGGCCGGTCCGCGCGGTGGTCCGGTTCAACGGCGGCGCGCAGGCCGCGCACAACGTGGTGACGCCCGATGGCAGGCACCACACCTTCGCGCAGTTCGGGTCCGGCACCTTCACCCCCGGCGTGCGCACCCACCTTTCCCGGTTCATGATGGTCGACCCTTTGGCGCTCGCCTCCGAGGCCGACCACCTGCGCGCCCTCGGCGTCCCGGACGCGCTGGAAAGGCTGACCGTGGAGGGGGACGCGCTCCTCACCACGCCGTACCACCGCGCCGCCAACCGGGCCAGGGAACTGGCCCGCGGCGCGGCCCGGCACGGCTCGTGCGGCATGGGCGTGGGCGAGACCGCCCGGTACGCGCTGGCGCACCCGGACGCGCCGCGCGTGGCCGACTGCCTGTCCCCCTCCCGCCTGCGCCGCGCCCTCACGGCACTGCGTACGCGGGTCCTGGAGGAGTTCCCCTTGGCGGAGGTTCCTCCGGTCGAGGACTGCGTGGCGGCGTTCACCGGGTTCGCTTCGGCCGTCGAAATCGTCGGGGATCCTTACCTGCGGCGTCTTCTGGCCGAAGGACCCGTCGTCTTCGAGGGCGCGCAAGGCGTCCTGCTGGACGAACTCCACGGCTTCCACCCCTACACGACCTGGTCGACGACCACCTTCGCGAACGCCCTCGAACTCCTGGACGGAGCCGACGCCTTCCGCCTCGGCGTCGTCCGCAAGTACGCGACCCGCCACGGCCACGGCCCCTTCGTCACCGAAGACCCCGACCTGGCCTTCCCCGAACCCCACAACACCGCCCACGTCTGGCAGGGCGCGTTCCGCCGCGGCCACTTCGACGCGATCGCCCTCCGCTACGCCCTCCGCGCCTCCGGCGGCGCCGACGCCCTGGCCGTCACCCACGCCGACGCCCCCGACGTCCACCTCTGCACCGCGTACAAGGGCTTCGACACCCTCCCCGTCCACGCCGACCTGACGGCCCAGGAATCCCTGACCCGCGCCCTCCTCACCGAGCGCCCCGTCTACACCGGCAAGGTCTCCTCCCCCGCCGACGCGGCCGCCGCCCTCGGCCTCCCCCTCGTCCTGGAGTCCCACGGCCCCGCGCACACTGATAAGAAGGCCCTCTCCCTGATCTGA
- a CDS encoding metal-sensitive transcriptional regulator → MTTRGYTASKDDLQARLRRIEGQVRGIERMVTDDRYCIDVLTQISAVQAALDKVALGLLDGHVRHCVAEGAHEGKSEEMSTELMAAVGRLMRRG, encoded by the coding sequence ATGACCACGCGCGGCTACACCGCCTCCAAGGACGACCTCCAGGCGCGGCTGCGGCGGATCGAGGGCCAGGTGCGCGGGATCGAGCGCATGGTCACCGACGACCGCTACTGCATCGACGTCCTCACCCAGATCAGCGCGGTCCAGGCCGCCCTCGACAAGGTCGCGCTCGGGCTGCTCGACGGCCACGTCAGGCACTGCGTCGCCGAGGGCGCGCACGAAGGCAAGTCCGAGGAGATGTCCACCGAGCTGATGGCCGCGGTGGGCAGGCTCATGCGGCGGGGTTGA
- a CDS encoding molecular chaperone DnaJ, with amino-acid sequence MTPDEALALLDRPAAEIFGADEREARRRYHRLARLLHPDTGADATAFARLTAKWHAHTGGTVLTTRRGAYRVGARVARGDVADLFAVEDLSGAGGGLLLKLPRDPADSDLMDREATALRRLAERGDPRYLPYVPRLVESIKHDGRRGAILSRDEGFHTLAEVAAARPGGLDPRDAAWMWRRLLVVLGFAHRAGVVHGAVLPGHVMIHPEMHGLVLVGWGQSVTDPPGRVPLMVDAYAADYPPEIVAREPVTAAADVFLATRCMTALMGPLLPPPMRAFARGCTQPSPRLRPADAWALLGELDELLDRMYGPRVFRPFTL; translated from the coding sequence ATGACCCCCGACGAGGCGCTCGCCCTGCTCGACCGGCCCGCAGCCGAGATCTTCGGGGCCGACGAGCGCGAGGCGCGCCGGCGCTACCACCGGCTCGCGCGGCTGCTGCACCCCGACACCGGCGCGGACGCGACGGCCTTCGCCCGGCTCACCGCCAAGTGGCACGCGCACACCGGCGGGACCGTCCTCACCACCCGGCGCGGCGCCTACCGCGTCGGCGCGCGGGTCGCCCGCGGGGACGTCGCCGACCTGTTCGCCGTCGAGGACCTGTCCGGCGCCGGGGGCGGGCTGCTGCTCAAGCTGCCGCGCGACCCCGCCGACAGCGACCTCATGGACCGCGAGGCGACGGCGCTGCGGCGTCTCGCCGAGCGGGGCGACCCCCGGTACCTGCCCTACGTGCCCCGGCTCGTCGAGAGCATCAAGCACGACGGCAGGCGCGGCGCGATCCTCTCCCGCGACGAGGGCTTCCACACCCTCGCCGAGGTGGCCGCCGCCCGGCCCGGCGGGCTCGACCCGCGCGACGCCGCCTGGATGTGGCGGAGGCTCCTGGTCGTCCTCGGGTTCGCGCACCGGGCCGGGGTCGTGCACGGCGCGGTGCTGCCCGGCCACGTCATGATCCATCCGGAGATGCACGGACTCGTCCTGGTCGGCTGGGGCCAGTCCGTCACCGACCCGCCCGGCCGCGTCCCCCTCATGGTGGACGCCTACGCGGCCGACTACCCGCCCGAGATCGTCGCCCGCGAACCCGTCACCGCCGCGGCGGACGTGTTCCTGGCGACCCGCTGCATGACCGCCCTGATGGGCCCGCTGCTGCCGCCGCCGATGCGCGCCTTCGCGCGCGGCTGCACGCAGCCTTCGCCGCGACTCCGCCCCGCCGACGCGTGGGCGCTGCTCGGCGAGCTCGACGAACTGCTCGACCGCATGTACGGGCCGCGCGTCTTCCGGCCCTTCACCCTCTAG
- a CDS encoding NUDIX hydrolase translates to MTEDAFLADYDPSRYPAVAVTVDVVALTIRDGVLHVLLVERGEAPFQGRWALPGGFVKVGEENLDQAAARELAEETGLSSPSRVHLEQLASYGDPGRDPRMPIISVAYLAFGPEMPDPRAGSDASDAAWVPVASLGLTASGAQPPGATRRLAFDHARILSDGLERARGKLEYTPLATAFLPGTFTIPELRAVYECVWDEALHAGNFHRKVLSVPGFIEGTGDTTASGGRKGGPRARLYRAGDARLLHPALLRPASEEDIR, encoded by the coding sequence GTGACGGAAGACGCCTTCCTCGCCGACTACGACCCCTCGCGCTACCCCGCGGTGGCCGTGACCGTCGACGTGGTGGCCCTGACCATCCGCGACGGGGTCCTGCACGTCCTCCTGGTGGAGCGCGGCGAGGCCCCGTTCCAGGGCCGCTGGGCGCTGCCGGGCGGGTTCGTCAAGGTCGGCGAGGAGAACCTGGACCAGGCGGCCGCGCGGGAACTCGCCGAAGAGACCGGCTTGTCTTCCCCCTCCCGGGTGCACCTGGAGCAGCTCGCCTCCTACGGCGACCCGGGACGCGACCCGCGCATGCCGATCATCTCCGTCGCCTACCTCGCGTTCGGCCCGGAGATGCCCGACCCCCGCGCGGGAAGCGACGCCTCCGACGCCGCCTGGGTGCCCGTCGCGTCCCTCGGGCTGACCGCCTCCGGCGCGCAGCCTCCGGGCGCCACCCGGCGGCTCGCCTTCGACCACGCGCGGATCCTGTCCGACGGCCTTGAGCGCGCGCGCGGCAAGCTCGAGTACACCCCGCTCGCCACGGCCTTCCTTCCCGGCACGTTCACGATCCCCGAGCTGCGCGCCGTCTACGAGTGCGTCTGGGACGAGGCCCTGCACGCCGGCAACTTCCACCGCAAGGTGCTGTCGGTCCCCGGCTTCATCGAGGGCACCGGCGACACCACCGCCTCCGGCGGCCGCAAGGGCGGGCCGCGCGCCCGCCTCTACCGCGCCGGAGACGCCAGGCTCCTGCACCCCGCCCTGCTGCGGCCCGCCTCGGAGGAGGACATCCGATGA
- a CDS encoding NCS2 family permease, whose translation MAAAGIDRFFQVSARGSTVPRELRGGVTTFVAMAYILLLNPIILGGASDVTGAQLSVPQLTAMTALSAAIGTLLMGLVGNAPMAVAAGLGINAVVAYQAAPHMLWSQAMGLVVLEGVIIILLAVTGVRELIMNAIPLALKYAITAGIGAFIALIGMVDAGFISGGGGTVLALGPGGGGRLTGWPVLIFAFTLVLMVALYVRRTPGAILIAIVAGTVLTMIVNAFADIKDEAWGLVVPKLPEGVLGLPDFHLFGQVDLFGGFGRAGFITALVVLFTLVLSGFFDAMGTIVGLSEEAGTVTEDGRVPGLGRILTVDGVTAALGGITSSSANTVFAESAAGIGEGARTGLANIVTGLLFTLALFFTPLASLVPAQAAAPALIVVGALMMSQVGKIDWRDPEMVIPSFVTIVSMPFTYSITNGIGLGVIAFTVARTALGRKVAWPLWVISAIFLLYFFLDPLQRLFGIG comes from the coding sequence ATGGCCGCGGCCGGTATCGACCGTTTCTTTCAGGTGTCGGCGCGGGGCAGCACGGTGCCGCGCGAGCTGCGCGGCGGCGTCACCACGTTCGTCGCGATGGCCTACATCCTCCTGCTGAACCCGATCATCCTCGGCGGCGCGTCCGACGTCACCGGCGCGCAGCTCTCGGTGCCGCAGCTCACCGCGATGACCGCGCTGTCGGCGGCCATCGGCACCCTGCTCATGGGCCTCGTGGGCAACGCGCCGATGGCCGTCGCCGCGGGCCTCGGCATCAACGCGGTCGTCGCCTACCAGGCCGCGCCGCACATGCTGTGGAGCCAGGCGATGGGCCTGGTCGTGCTGGAGGGCGTCATCATCATCCTGCTCGCCGTCACCGGCGTGCGGGAGCTGATCATGAACGCGATCCCGCTCGCGCTCAAGTACGCGATCACCGCGGGCATCGGCGCGTTCATCGCCCTCATCGGCATGGTGGACGCGGGCTTCATCAGCGGCGGCGGCGGCACGGTCCTCGCCCTCGGCCCCGGCGGCGGCGGACGGCTGACGGGCTGGCCCGTCCTCATCTTCGCCTTCACCCTCGTCCTCATGGTCGCGCTGTACGTCCGCAGGACGCCGGGCGCGATCCTCATCGCGATCGTCGCGGGCACCGTGCTCACGATGATCGTCAACGCGTTCGCCGACATCAAGGACGAGGCGTGGGGCCTGGTCGTGCCGAAGCTGCCGGAAGGCGTGCTCGGCCTGCCCGACTTCCATCTGTTCGGCCAGGTCGACCTGTTCGGCGGCTTCGGCAGGGCCGGGTTCATCACCGCGCTCGTCGTGCTGTTCACCCTCGTGCTCTCCGGCTTCTTCGACGCCATGGGCACGATCGTCGGCCTGAGTGAGGAGGCCGGGACCGTCACCGAGGACGGCAGGGTCCCCGGCCTCGGCCGGATCCTCACCGTCGACGGCGTCACCGCCGCGCTCGGCGGCATCACCAGCTCCTCGGCCAACACCGTGTTCGCCGAGTCGGCCGCGGGCATCGGCGAGGGCGCCAGGACGGGCCTGGCCAACATCGTCACCGGCCTGCTGTTCACCCTCGCGCTGTTCTTCACCCCGCTGGCGTCACTGGTGCCCGCGCAGGCGGCCGCGCCCGCCCTCATCGTGGTCGGCGCGCTGATGATGAGCCAGGTCGGCAAGATCGACTGGCGCGACCCCGAGATGGTCATCCCCTCGTTCGTCACCATCGTCTCGATGCCGTTCACCTACTCGATCACCAACGGCATCGGGCTCGGCGTGATCGCCTTCACCGTCGCCCGCACCGCGCTGGGCCGCAAGGTGGCCTGGCCGCTGTGGGTGATCTCGGCGATCTTCCTGCTCTACTTCTTCCTCGACCCGCTCCAGCGGCTCTTCGGTATCGGGTAG
- a CDS encoding oxygenase MpaB family protein, protein MADHGMFGPGSVTWRVMAEPVLAVGGFRALLLQALHPHSMWGTAQNSDLMDKDAAWARLGRTIEFVRVRTWEPTDEVERIGRRIRNLHSHLSGVDPRTGEVFPVDDPENLLWVHMGEVDSYLDIARRSGIPLTRADCDRFVDEQRRSAAVVGLDPGDVPASVAEMADYYAGMRPRLFACDEAKDGLRRLFNPPVPPPFLPLKLAAPGIATLVVGTLPRWARRMYGLPGLPTDLATTLALKGLYRTTHLVPPGLRYGPDAKRAYALTRDSLNPAA, encoded by the coding sequence GTGGCGGATCACGGGATGTTCGGGCCCGGGTCGGTGACGTGGCGCGTGATGGCCGAACCGGTCCTCGCCGTCGGCGGCTTCCGCGCCCTCCTGCTCCAGGCCCTGCACCCGCACTCGATGTGGGGGACCGCGCAGAACTCCGACCTGATGGACAAGGACGCGGCCTGGGCCCGGCTGGGCCGGACGATCGAGTTCGTCAGGGTCAGGACGTGGGAGCCCACGGACGAGGTCGAGCGGATCGGCCGGCGGATCCGGAACCTGCACTCCCACCTCAGCGGGGTCGATCCGCGGACCGGCGAGGTCTTCCCCGTCGACGACCCGGAGAACCTGCTGTGGGTGCACATGGGCGAGGTCGACTCCTACCTCGACATCGCCCGCCGGTCCGGGATCCCGCTCACCCGGGCCGACTGCGACAGGTTCGTCGACGAGCAGCGCAGGTCCGCCGCCGTCGTCGGGCTCGACCCGGGCGACGTGCCCGCGTCCGTCGCGGAGATGGCCGACTACTACGCGGGGATGCGGCCGCGGCTGTTCGCCTGCGACGAGGCCAAGGACGGCCTGCGCAGGCTGTTCAACCCGCCGGTGCCGCCGCCGTTCCTGCCGTTGAAGCTCGCCGCGCCCGGCATCGCCACCCTCGTGGTGGGGACCCTGCCGCGCTGGGCCCGCCGCATGTACGGCCTGCCCGGCCTGCCGACGGACCTCGCGACGACCCTCGCGCTCAAGGGCCTGTACCGGACCACCCACCTGGTGCCGCCCGGCCTGCGCTACGGTCCCGACGCCAAGCGCGCCTACGCGCTGACGAGGGACTCGCTCAACCCCGCCGCATGA